Proteins encoded in a region of the Shewanella polaris genome:
- a CDS encoding class I SAM-dependent methyltransferase, with amino-acid sequence MKRNMMLGALIGLSSLGMSAAAFAASTDNTQNQSVAVPQVNAALAQAVASQFRSEDNKLRDQYRHPAETLAFFDVKPDQTVIELWPGGGWYAEILAPYLADKGHYVAANFETKPTVDSPRAAYYKSAGLKFEKWVNDNKASVGNVQFVTLDPPAKLSLGKDNSADQVLTFRNLHNWAMKGELEGVFKAAHDVLKVGGSLGIVEHRANIGMAAESGYMDENQMVELANKYGFELTASSEVNANPKDSKNYPKGVWTLPPSLAMGDQDKQKYLDIGESDRMTLKFTKTAAK; translated from the coding sequence ATGAAACGTAACATGATGTTAGGAGCCTTAATTGGCTTATCAAGTTTAGGTATGTCAGCAGCTGCATTTGCTGCGAGCACAGATAACACGCAAAACCAATCAGTCGCAGTGCCGCAGGTTAATGCTGCGCTTGCACAAGCCGTCGCGAGTCAATTTCGTTCAGAAGATAATAAGCTGCGTGATCAATATCGCCATCCTGCAGAAACGTTGGCTTTTTTTGATGTAAAGCCAGATCAAACTGTTATTGAATTATGGCCAGGTGGTGGTTGGTATGCTGAAATTTTAGCGCCTTACTTAGCTGATAAGGGCCATTATGTGGCTGCTAATTTTGAAACTAAGCCTACAGTAGATAGCCCTAGAGCAGCTTATTACAAATCAGCAGGTTTAAAATTTGAAAAGTGGGTCAATGACAATAAAGCCAGCGTTGGTAATGTTCAGTTTGTTACCCTTGATCCACCGGCTAAGCTTTCACTGGGTAAAGATAATTCTGCCGACCAGGTATTAACATTCCGTAATTTGCATAATTGGGCAATGAAAGGGGAGTTAGAAGGTGTGTTTAAAGCCGCTCATGATGTGTTAAAAGTCGGCGGTTCATTAGGCATTGTTGAACACCGTGCAAATATCGGTATGGCTGCAGAAAGTGGTTATATGGATGAAAATCAAATGGTCGAACTGGCTAACAAATACGGTTTTGAACTGACCGCTAGCTCTGAAGTGAATGCCAATCCCAAAGACAGTAAAAATTATCCGAAAGGCGTGTGGACATTACCACCAAGTTTAGCCATGGGCGATCAAGATAAGCAGAAGTATCTTGATATAGGTGAAAGTGACCGCATGACACTTAAGTTTACTAAAACTGCTGCTAAATAA
- the minC gene encoding septum site-determining protein MinC translates to MAKQNLELKATSFTLSVLHINHNDLDIIATELDNKLAQAPQFFLGAPLVLNLSAVKQAHVDFNALKQLLIDRNLIIVGITDASPAQAEQAKSMAIAVVKSGKQAAKAELPKRATKIVKQNVRSGQQIYAKNADLVIFGAVGNGAEVIADGSIHIYGALRGKAMAGAAGDNQSVIIANSLEAELVSIAGQYWLTEHLQQYDLSQRGCVRLEGASLTVETLPQ, encoded by the coding sequence ATGGCTAAACAAAATCTCGAATTAAAGGCCACGTCTTTTACATTATCAGTGCTGCATATTAATCATAATGATCTTGATATCATTGCGACTGAATTAGACAACAAATTGGCTCAAGCACCGCAGTTTTTTTTAGGTGCACCATTGGTATTGAACCTATCAGCTGTTAAACAAGCTCACGTAGACTTTAATGCGTTAAAACAATTATTAATTGATCGAAACCTTATTATTGTGGGCATTACCGATGCCAGTCCTGCGCAAGCTGAACAAGCTAAGAGTATGGCTATTGCGGTCGTTAAGTCGGGCAAACAAGCTGCTAAAGCTGAGTTACCCAAACGAGCGACTAAAATTGTTAAACAAAATGTGCGTTCTGGACAACAAATATACGCAAAAAATGCAGATTTAGTCATTTTTGGTGCGGTTGGTAATGGCGCTGAAGTCATTGCTGATGGTAGCATTCATATATATGGCGCTCTTCGTGGCAAAGCCATGGCGGGAGCCGCGGGAGATAATCAAAGTGTGATTATCGCTAACTCGTTAGAAGCAGAATTAGTGTCGATTGCGGGACAGTATTGGTTGACTGAGCATTTGCAACAATACGATCTAAGTCAAAGAGGTTGTGTTCGCCTTGAAGGCGCATCCCTCACTGTTGAAACATTGCCCCAATAA
- a CDS encoding YcgN family cysteine cluster protein — protein MMTQFWTSTPLDNMTPEQWESLCDGCGKCCLNKIIDDDTDKLYYTNAACHLLDDESCSCRQYPDRFTYVPECTAITPDNIAELTWLPDSCAYRRLHVGKGLPSWHPLITGSKDAMHAAGISVQGKTVNEMKVKYLEDCIVLWPMLDIE, from the coding sequence ATGATGACTCAGTTTTGGACCTCAACGCCTTTAGACAATATGACACCTGAGCAATGGGAGTCACTTTGTGATGGCTGCGGTAAATGTTGTTTAAATAAAATTATCGATGATGATACTGACAAGTTATATTACACCAATGCTGCGTGTCATTTATTAGATGATGAGAGTTGTAGTTGCCGTCAATACCCTGATCGTTTTACTTATGTTCCTGAATGTACCGCCATTACGCCTGACAATATCGCAGAGCTTACTTGGTTGCCGGACAGTTGTGCGTATCGTCGCTTGCATGTTGGCAAAGGTTTACCTAGCTGGCATCCGTTGATCACAGGGAGTAAAGATGCCATGCATGCAGCTGGTATTTCTGTTCAAGGCAAAACCGTTAACGAAATGAAAGTGAAGTATTTAGAAGACTGTATTGTTTTGTGGCCGATGTTGGATATTGAATGA
- the minE gene encoding cell division topological specificity factor MinE encodes MSILDYFRSSKKPNTASLAKERLQIIVAHQRGERGAPDYFPKMKQEIIEVIRKYVQISDDQVSVQLDQNDDNLSVLELNVTLPDSK; translated from the coding sequence ATGTCGATACTTGATTATTTTAGAAGCAGTAAAAAGCCCAATACCGCATCATTGGCAAAAGAACGATTACAAATTATTGTGGCCCATCAGCGTGGAGAGCGCGGTGCACCTGATTACTTCCCAAAGATGAAACAAGAAATCATCGAAGTGATCCGCAAATATGTACAAATTTCAGATGACCAAGTTTCTGTGCAACTTGATCAAAACGATGACAATTTATCGGTACTCGAGTTAAACGTCACCTTACCTGATTCAAAGTAA
- the fadD gene encoding long-chain-fatty-acid--CoA ligase FadD has protein sequence MDQPWINNLPENVPAEIDPSQFSSLVHMFENAVAKYADQPAFINMGATITYRKLEERSRAFAAYLQNELHLNKGDRVAIMMPNLLQYPIALFGILRAGMVVVNVNPLYTPRELKHQLVDSGARAIIVVSNFANTLEEVVDQTPVESVIITSLGDQLSAPKRTLVNFVVKYIKRLVPKYHLPHALSFRDALTKGRRLQYIKAEITGDDLAFLQYTGGTTGVSKGAMLTHENIVSNVLQANGAYSPALKDGVEFVVTALPLYHIFALTVNCLLFLHKGSKNLLITNPRDIPAFVAELKKYPFTALTGVNTLFNALVNNDGFAQLDFSGLKFSIGGGMAVQRAVADKWQQITKTRLLEGYGLTEASPLVTCCPYNLAGYNGSIGFPAPSTLIQIRDDESNVLPQGETGELFAKGPQVMKGYWQRPEETATVIDKDGWLATGDIGYMDEKGLFYIVDRKKDMILVSGFNVFPNEVEEVVAMHPKVIEVAAVGVPNEASGELVKIFVVAKDKSLTAEELIKHCRHQLTGYKVPKLVEFRDELPKSNVGKILRRELRDEVKQA, from the coding sequence GTGGACCAGCCTTGGATTAATAACTTACCTGAAAATGTGCCGGCCGAAATCGACCCATCTCAATTCAGCTCTTTAGTACATATGTTTGAAAATGCAGTGGCAAAATATGCCGATCAACCTGCGTTTATAAATATGGGTGCAACGATAACGTACCGCAAACTTGAAGAGAGAAGTAGAGCATTTGCAGCTTATTTACAAAACGAACTGCATTTAAACAAAGGTGACCGTGTCGCCATTATGATGCCTAATTTATTGCAATATCCTATTGCACTATTTGGTATTCTTCGCGCAGGTATGGTGGTAGTTAATGTTAACCCGCTGTATACACCAAGAGAATTAAAGCATCAATTAGTCGACTCTGGCGCCAGAGCCATCATTGTGGTGTCAAACTTTGCTAATACTTTGGAAGAAGTCGTTGATCAAACTCCGGTAGAGTCAGTGATTATTACTAGCTTGGGTGATCAACTTAGTGCACCTAAACGCACCTTAGTTAACTTTGTCGTAAAGTACATCAAAAGACTGGTACCTAAATACCATTTACCACATGCATTATCATTTCGTGATGCCTTAACAAAAGGGCGACGTTTACAATATATCAAAGCTGAAATTACCGGCGATGATTTAGCCTTCTTACAATACACAGGCGGTACAACCGGTGTGTCTAAAGGTGCAATGTTAACTCATGAAAATATCGTCAGTAATGTGTTACAAGCTAATGGCGCGTATTCACCAGCATTAAAAGACGGTGTCGAGTTTGTGGTAACTGCACTGCCGCTTTATCACATTTTTGCATTAACGGTTAATTGCTTACTGTTTTTACATAAAGGCAGTAAAAACTTACTGATCACAAATCCACGTGATATTCCTGCATTTGTGGCTGAACTTAAGAAATATCCATTTACCGCGTTAACGGGTGTTAATACGTTATTTAATGCCTTGGTTAATAATGATGGATTTGCTCAACTTGATTTCTCAGGTTTGAAATTTTCAATTGGTGGAGGCATGGCTGTTCAGCGTGCAGTTGCTGATAAATGGCAACAAATCACTAAAACACGTTTGCTAGAAGGTTATGGTTTAACGGAAGCATCACCTTTGGTGACTTGTTGTCCATACAACTTAGCCGGTTATAACGGTTCTATTGGTTTCCCTGCGCCTTCAACATTGATCCAAATTCGTGACGATGAATCTAATGTGTTACCTCAAGGTGAAACTGGCGAATTATTTGCTAAAGGCCCACAAGTGATGAAAGGGTATTGGCAGCGACCAGAAGAGACGGCGACAGTTATTGATAAAGATGGCTGGTTAGCGACGGGTGATATTGGTTATATGGATGAAAAGGGCTTGTTTTACATTGTTGACCGTAAAAAGGACATGATTTTAGTGTCTGGTTTTAACGTGTTTCCGAATGAAGTAGAAGAAGTCGTCGCCATGCACCCAAAAGTTATTGAAGTTGCCGCTGTAGGGGTTCCAAATGAGGCTAGTGGTGAATTAGTGAAGATTTTTGTGGTCGCAAAAGATAAATCTCTGACCGCTGAAGAGTTGATTAAGCATTGCCGACATCAATTAACGGGATATAAAGTACCTAAGCTGGTAGAATTTAGGGACGAATTACCAAAATCCAATGTGGGTAAAATTTTACGCCGAGAGCTTCGAGACGAAGTTAAGCAAGCGTAA
- a CDS encoding YcgL domain-containing protein, producing the protein MICAVYKSGRRADTYLFVKKRDVFDEVPEQLMEMFGTPALIMVVPLSKRDHLGIADITKVKSALIEQGYYLQIPPPQINLLEQHKQELGLNK; encoded by the coding sequence ATGATATGTGCAGTATATAAAAGCGGTCGTAGAGCAGATACTTACCTTTTTGTCAAAAAACGCGATGTTTTTGATGAGGTTCCTGAGCAGTTAATGGAAATGTTTGGTACTCCAGCATTAATAATGGTTGTGCCATTATCTAAACGAGATCATCTAGGTATTGCAGATATTACTAAAGTGAAGTCGGCTTTAATTGAACAAGGCTATTATTTACAAATACCACCTCCACAAATTAATTTACTTGAGCAACATAAACAAGAATTAGGGCTTAATAAATAA
- the dsbB gene encoding disulfide bond formation protein DsbB: MSELQQFCHSRLSWGLLLLSAIGLELAALFFQYGMELAPCVMCIYIRVAVLSIMLAGLIGILQPKVWLLRLIGMAGWGVAAIWGLKLAYELNNMQVNPSPFATCSFYPEFPNFMPLDTWLPSVFSPTGMCSDIPWTWLSVSMAQWMMVGFAVYGVIWLLMLLPALKLKK; the protein is encoded by the coding sequence TTGTCGGAATTACAGCAGTTTTGTCATAGTCGTCTCTCTTGGGGATTATTGTTATTATCCGCTATAGGGCTGGAACTAGCGGCCCTATTCTTTCAATATGGTATGGAGTTAGCGCCGTGCGTGATGTGTATTTATATTCGTGTTGCGGTACTCAGTATTATGCTGGCAGGGCTCATTGGTATATTACAGCCTAAGGTGTGGTTACTACGCTTAATCGGTATGGCTGGTTGGGGAGTTGCTGCGATTTGGGGCTTAAAACTTGCGTATGAACTCAACAATATGCAAGTTAACCCATCACCTTTTGCCACATGTTCTTTTTACCCAGAATTCCCTAATTTTATGCCATTAGACACTTGGTTGCCTTCGGTATTTTCTCCAACGGGCATGTGCAGTGATATACCATGGACTTGGCTGTCAGTTAGCATGGCGCAGTGGATGATGGTTGGTTTTGCGGTTTATGGTGTGATTTGGCTATTAATGTTATTGCCTGCACTTAAACTAAAAAAATAA
- the rnd gene encoding ribonuclease D: MLTFEYISDNASLLSLVEQYQQSTLLVLDTEFVRTRTYYAKLGLIQAYDGKTLALIDPVAISDLSPFWKLLTDPKIVKLVHSCSEDLEVFAHYGDCQPNPLFDSQIAASLSGLGYGLGYAKLAETCLQVEIDKGESRTDWMKRPLSDAQLQYAANDVYYLYQLYPQLQEKLAANNRLEWLFEESQRMTEGRLSLPEGDSVYLKVKNAFQLSSPQLAYLKVLAKWRLNKAVSRNLALGFVVKDHALIALAKKQPTTLAELSSLNDLTEQEKRIHGKELLTVMATADLTNLPEEVDVVALKSGYKSAFKEIKTTLTELCEREDVALEFVGSKRHIHEFLLWLYHNKQTPTPLLLTGWRGQLIGDLLADVRFS, encoded by the coding sequence TTGTTAACGTTTGAATATATCAGTGATAACGCCAGCTTATTATCATTAGTTGAACAATACCAACAAAGCACCTTATTGGTGCTCGATACTGAATTTGTCCGCACTCGTACTTACTATGCAAAATTGGGGCTTATTCAAGCTTACGATGGGAAAACATTGGCTTTGATAGATCCTGTTGCCATTTCAGATCTTAGCCCATTTTGGAAGTTATTGACTGATCCTAAGATTGTTAAATTAGTACATTCTTGTAGTGAAGATCTTGAAGTGTTTGCTCATTATGGTGACTGTCAACCAAACCCACTTTTTGACAGTCAAATTGCTGCTAGTCTATCTGGGTTGGGGTATGGCTTAGGTTATGCCAAATTAGCTGAAACCTGTTTACAAGTTGAAATTGATAAAGGCGAATCGCGTACCGACTGGATGAAACGCCCCTTGTCGGATGCACAATTACAGTATGCGGCTAATGATGTGTATTATTTGTACCAATTATACCCACAGTTACAAGAGAAGCTTGCTGCCAATAATCGCCTAGAATGGTTGTTTGAAGAAAGCCAACGTATGACAGAAGGGCGTTTGTCATTACCAGAAGGTGACAGTGTTTACCTTAAAGTAAAAAATGCTTTCCAGTTATCGAGCCCACAGTTAGCTTACTTAAAAGTATTGGCTAAATGGCGCTTAAACAAGGCGGTAAGTCGTAATCTCGCGCTTGGTTTTGTGGTAAAGGACCATGCATTAATTGCATTAGCCAAAAAACAACCGACCACATTAGCAGAATTAAGTAGTTTAAATGATTTAACTGAGCAAGAGAAACGCATTCATGGCAAAGAGTTATTAACGGTAATGGCAACAGCCGATTTAACTAATTTACCCGAAGAAGTCGATGTTGTTGCACTTAAATCTGGTTATAAATCGGCATTTAAAGAAATTAAAACAACATTAACTGAATTGTGTGAACGTGAAGATGTTGCATTAGAGTTTGTGGGATCTAAACGCCATATTCATGAATTTTTACTCTGGTTGTATCACAATAAACAAACGCCGACGCCGCTATTGCTAACGGGGTGGCGAGGTCAACTTATTGGAGACTTACTTGCAGATGTGCGTTTTAGTTAA
- a CDS encoding lytic murein transglycosylase, protein MIKKIILSVFCYFFFASLVMANDSTRDFSDYLLELQQKAIAAGVNQRIAERYIANIKTFKKANLTTHLDKSKTLENFIPQVVPAITVSTARAMFQQHESQIKLLSQTYQVQSRFLMALWAMNTHFGERSGRFSGLSVLASLAYQGDNEAQYINEFIAALKLIEQKKISENLLRSTSSGSMGQMQMMPSQLLKYGVDADKNGVIDVWNSMDDAFASTANMLHQQGWQYDSTWGRQVKITIKLDPNLLGLESQYSFLQWQAFGVRRFDGNDLPQRNDMKVSLIAPDGVQGRFYLVYDNFRLLNQFTDTLHDTLAITYLSEKIKP, encoded by the coding sequence ATGATTAAAAAAATCATTTTAAGCGTATTTTGTTACTTCTTTTTTGCTAGCTTGGTTATGGCTAATGATAGCACTCGTGATTTTTCTGACTATCTGTTGGAACTTCAACAGAAGGCGATAGCCGCTGGTGTAAATCAACGTATTGCTGAACGTTATATTGCCAATATTAAAACCTTCAAGAAAGCCAATCTCACCACCCATTTAGACAAATCAAAAACACTAGAAAATTTTATTCCCCAAGTTGTCCCTGCTATTACTGTCAGTACTGCTCGAGCCATGTTTCAGCAACATGAATCTCAAATAAAACTTCTGAGTCAAACTTATCAAGTTCAATCACGTTTTTTGATGGCGTTGTGGGCCATGAATACCCATTTTGGAGAACGTTCAGGACGTTTCTCTGGTTTATCGGTATTAGCTTCACTTGCATATCAAGGTGATAACGAAGCGCAGTATATTAATGAGTTTATTGCCGCACTTAAATTAATCGAACAGAAAAAAATAAGTGAAAATTTATTGCGTAGTACCTCATCAGGATCAATGGGGCAGATGCAAATGATGCCAAGCCAATTACTGAAATACGGTGTCGATGCGGATAAAAACGGTGTTATTGATGTTTGGAACAGCATGGATGACGCATTTGCGTCTACCGCCAACATGTTGCATCAACAAGGGTGGCAATATGATTCTACATGGGGGCGACAAGTAAAAATCACCATCAAGTTAGATCCAAATTTACTTGGCTTAGAGTCTCAGTATTCATTTTTACAGTGGCAAGCCTTTGGTGTCAGGCGTTTTGATGGTAATGATTTACCTCAACGCAATGACATGAAAGTGTCTTTAATTGCCCCAGATGGAGTCCAAGGCCGCTTTTATTTGGTGTATGACAACTTTCGTTTATTGAACCAATTTACAGACACATTGCACGATACTTTAGCAATAACCTATCTGTCTGAAAAAATTAAACCATAA
- a CDS encoding M50 family metallopeptidase, translated as MPNPPLSAIPSRSRFMIELLLAFLLTRFPYISIPFKWFESYFHELSHGIATLLTGGTVSHIQLFPNGAGLCFSQGGNSILIAYAGYFGAALWGYAIFLLATQKHTIRFTLSLLGLTVAASLLFWARDVLTIIILSVLIILFLLPLKLKNSGLLNSLLRILGLMIMLNAMASPMVLLGLSGQGDAVMLAKITWLPAWLWVMTWLAFSGFMLWLCWRKVDRKKGVSK; from the coding sequence ATGCCTAACCCGCCTTTGTCTGCAATCCCCAGTCGTAGCCGTTTTATGATCGAATTACTATTGGCCTTTTTACTGACTCGATTTCCTTATATCTCTATTCCTTTTAAATGGTTTGAAAGCTATTTTCACGAATTATCTCATGGCATCGCGACGTTATTGACGGGTGGCACTGTGAGTCATATCCAGTTATTTCCAAACGGTGCAGGCCTTTGTTTTAGTCAAGGCGGTAATAGTATATTAATTGCTTATGCAGGCTATTTCGGCGCCGCGTTATGGGGTTATGCGATATTTCTACTGGCGACTCAAAAACACACTATCAGATTTACTTTGTCTCTGTTAGGCCTAACGGTGGCGGCTTCACTACTTTTCTGGGCTCGAGATGTGCTAACCATTATTATTCTTAGCGTCTTGATAATACTTTTTTTGTTACCACTTAAATTAAAAAACAGTGGTCTGCTCAATAGTTTATTGCGTATATTAGGCTTAATGATTATGTTAAACGCCATGGCCAGCCCTATGGTGTTATTAGGGTTAAGTGGCCAAGGCGATGCGGTGATGTTAGCGAAAATAACATGGTTGCCGGCATGGTTGTGGGTAATGACATGGCTCGCATTTAGTGGGTTTATGTTGTGGCTCTGTTGGCGTAAAGTTGATCGAAAAAAGGGAGTGTCAAAATGA
- a CDS encoding alpha/beta hydrolase produces MLNVNVEQIQLPLAHITLAAKRYGQADKPIILALHGWLDNADSFIPLAEAFSQQGLFERYQLLCIDWPGHGLSEHRPGRYPLHWVDYIYDLQAVIELVSDNQPIILMGHSLGGIIASAYNACLGENIAKLVLIEALAPLSESADNAKSRLRKGLLQQQRFNRQLARPIPTYSSLDVAIHARHQLTGLALPWCKLITERNMQLVGDKYAWRSDPRLKLDSLNRFTFEQVDALMTTSDTDTLFIAAQDGYKQLTLSEQHANAWFTNIKMLTLMGDHHLHMGNANQVAETIGAFILN; encoded by the coding sequence ATGTTGAACGTTAACGTAGAACAAATTCAATTGCCGTTGGCTCATATTACGCTCGCAGCTAAACGCTATGGTCAAGCAGATAAGCCAATCATACTGGCTTTGCATGGTTGGCTTGATAATGCCGACAGCTTCATCCCTTTAGCGGAGGCTTTTTCGCAACAAGGGTTGTTTGAACGGTATCAATTATTATGTATTGATTGGCCCGGACATGGATTGTCAGAACACCGTCCTGGACGTTATCCTTTGCATTGGGTTGATTACATTTATGACTTACAAGCCGTCATTGAACTTGTTTCTGATAATCAACCTATTATTTTGATGGGACATTCTTTAGGGGGCATTATTGCTTCCGCTTATAACGCTTGTTTAGGTGAAAATATTGCTAAGTTAGTATTAATAGAAGCTTTAGCACCATTATCAGAATCTGCAGATAATGCTAAATCCCGTTTGCGTAAAGGTTTACTGCAACAACAACGTTTTAATCGTCAATTAGCTCGGCCCATTCCCACTTATTCTTCTCTTGATGTTGCAATTCATGCGCGTCATCAACTAACCGGATTAGCCTTGCCTTGGTGTAAATTGATTACAGAGCGTAATATGCAATTAGTTGGTGATAAATATGCTTGGAGAAGTGACCCTAGGTTAAAACTTGATTCATTGAATCGTTTCACATTTGAACAAGTTGATGCATTAATGACCACTAGCGATACCGATACTTTATTTATTGCAGCGCAAGATGGTTACAAGCAACTCACTTTGTCAGAACAACATGCAAATGCCTGGTTTACCAACATTAAAATGCTAACATTAATGGGGGATCACCATTTACATATGGGGAATGCCAATCAAGTCGCAGAAACGATTGGAGCTTTTATTCTAAATTAG
- the minD gene encoding septum site-determining protein MinD yields the protein MAQIIVVTSGKGGVGKTTSSAAIATGLALKGKKTVVIDFDIGLRNLDLIMGCERRVVYDFVNVINGEANLNQALIKDKRCDKLFILPASQTRDKDALTKEGVGKVLENLAKDFDYIVCDSPAGIEQGAMMALYFADIAIVTTNPEVSSVRDSDRILGMLQSRSRRAELSLEPIKEYLLLTRYSPARVKTGEMLSVEDVKEILAIELLGVIPESQSVLKASNSGIPVIIDQESDAGLAYGDTVARLLGDDVPVRFITEEKKGFLKRIFGS from the coding sequence ATGGCGCAAATTATTGTTGTCACATCAGGTAAAGGCGGTGTGGGTAAAACAACATCCAGTGCAGCAATTGCTACCGGGTTGGCCTTAAAAGGAAAGAAGACTGTCGTTATCGATTTTGATATTGGTTTGCGAAATCTCGATTTGATAATGGGTTGTGAACGCAGAGTCGTATATGACTTTGTTAACGTTATTAATGGTGAAGCCAATTTGAACCAAGCGTTAATTAAAGATAAACGCTGCGACAAACTGTTTATTTTACCTGCGTCGCAAACACGCGATAAAGATGCTTTAACAAAAGAAGGCGTGGGCAAAGTACTTGAAAATTTAGCTAAAGACTTCGACTACATTGTTTGTGATTCGCCAGCAGGGATTGAACAAGGTGCAATGATGGCACTTTACTTTGCCGACATAGCGATTGTAACCACAAACCCAGAAGTGAGCTCTGTTCGCGATTCAGACCGTATTCTAGGAATGTTACAAAGCCGTTCACGTAGAGCAGAGCTATCGCTTGAACCGATCAAAGAATATTTATTGTTAACTCGCTACTCACCAGCAAGAGTTAAAACAGGTGAAATGCTCAGTGTTGAAGATGTGAAGGAAATTCTGGCAATTGAATTACTCGGTGTTATCCCCGAGTCTCAATCAGTACTCAAAGCGTCAAACTCTGGTATTCCTGTCATTATTGATCAAGAAAGTGATGCCGGTTTAGCATATGGCGATACGGTTGCGCGCTTATTAGGTGACGATGTGCCGGTTCGATTTATTACAGAAGAGAAGAAAGGATTCCTTAAAAGGATATTTGGGAGCTAA